A part of Melittangium boletus DSM 14713 genomic DNA contains:
- a CDS encoding efflux RND transporter periplasmic adaptor subunit, whose translation MRKSHRQGSTGRALAIQGVVVGGLVLAWGVGCGGRVDAAENKPGAQARQATAQESAVKADTVAVSEAKVPRYLTLTGSLTANEDADVAAGVTGKVVSVHAERGSVVKKGDVLAKLDARAASANLDDARAQVVQAKSQQQLANADCERNAKLFASGTISSADHDRAEAQCRNAAAQVASASARLTLLEINVTDATIRAPFDGVVSERVVSVGEYVQPPTKVVTLVALDPLRLQLTVPESSAALIQKDQPVEFTLTAAPNVVHQAKVAFVGAGLRSGSRDLVVEALVPNKDRALIPGQFATARVQLNEQPMPVVPRTALVEEGARRKVFVVSDGRLEERFVQVSDGAGESVGVVAGVRVGERVVAVARPELRDGQKLQ comes from the coding sequence ATGCGCAAGTCTCATCGACAGGGCAGCACGGGCAGGGCGTTGGCGATCCAGGGCGTGGTGGTGGGCGGACTGGTGCTGGCATGGGGCGTGGGGTGTGGCGGGCGGGTGGATGCGGCGGAGAACAAGCCGGGCGCCCAGGCGCGTCAGGCCACGGCGCAGGAGAGCGCCGTGAAGGCGGACACGGTGGCGGTGAGCGAGGCGAAGGTGCCCCGCTACCTGACGCTCACCGGCTCGCTGACGGCCAACGAGGACGCGGACGTGGCCGCGGGGGTGACGGGCAAGGTGGTGTCCGTGCACGCCGAGCGCGGCTCGGTGGTGAAGAAGGGCGACGTGCTGGCGAAGCTGGACGCGCGCGCGGCCTCGGCCAACCTCGATGACGCCCGGGCCCAGGTGGTCCAGGCCAAGAGCCAGCAGCAGCTGGCCAACGCCGACTGCGAGCGCAACGCGAAGCTCTTCGCGAGCGGCACCATCTCCTCGGCGGATCATGATCGCGCCGAGGCCCAGTGCCGCAACGCGGCGGCGCAGGTGGCGTCCGCTTCCGCGCGCCTGACGCTCCTGGAGATCAACGTGACGGACGCCACCATCCGCGCGCCCTTCGACGGCGTGGTGAGCGAGCGCGTGGTGTCCGTGGGCGAGTACGTGCAGCCGCCCACCAAGGTGGTGACGCTGGTGGCGTTGGATCCCCTGCGCCTGCAGCTCACGGTGCCCGAGTCCTCGGCGGCGCTCATCCAGAAGGATCAGCCCGTGGAGTTCACCCTCACGGCGGCGCCCAACGTGGTGCACCAGGCGAAGGTGGCGTTCGTGGGCGCGGGCCTGCGCTCGGGCAGCCGCGACCTGGTGGTGGAGGCGCTGGTGCCCAACAAGGATCGGGCGCTGATTCCGGGCCAGTTCGCCACCGCGCGGGTGCAGTTGAACGAGCAGCCCATGCCGGTGGTGCCGCGCACGGCGCTGGTGGAGGAGGGCGCGCGCCGCAAGGTGTTCGTGGTGAGCGACGGCCGGCTGGAGGAGCGCTTCGTGCAGGTGAGCGACGGAGCGGGGGAGAGCGTGGGGGTGGTGGCGGGCGTGCGCGTGGGTGAGCGCGTGGTGGCGGTGGCGCGGCCGGAGCTGCGCGACGGCCAGAAGCTGCAGTAG
- a CDS encoding ATP-grasp domain-containing protein, protein MNVVFISPQFPPQFFHFVTALRERGVNVLGLGDCPYDALRRELRDSLSEYFFTPNLHDVEALQRAVGYFTWRHGRIHRIDSLNETWLEVESHLRESFNVPGLKPSDIARLRSKYGMHDVFKKAGLPHPDAILVRDAAQVKAFAREVGYPLVLKPDVGVGAARTFKVSSEAEVDEAFTTPLPGYVAQAFVRGTIVTYDGLVDAHGHIIFSTSHEYSDGIMESVLEQRDLSIWSHRELPPALDAMGRKMVEALGLRERWFHLEFFRLADGGFVALEANLRPPGAFVTDMMNYAGDTDVYRLWARLITGEDLSGFRYEPKYHVCHIARRTGRPYRYGHSEVVARLGANLLQHRELPSVFTSALGDEMYLTRHQDLEAMREAMRLVQARP, encoded by the coding sequence ATGAACGTCGTCTTCATCTCCCCCCAGTTCCCGCCGCAATTCTTCCACTTCGTCACCGCGCTGCGCGAGCGGGGCGTCAACGTCCTCGGCCTCGGGGACTGCCCCTACGACGCCCTGCGTCGGGAGTTGCGCGACTCACTCTCCGAATACTTCTTCACCCCCAACCTGCATGACGTCGAGGCGCTGCAGCGGGCCGTGGGCTACTTCACGTGGCGCCATGGCCGCATCCACCGCATCGACTCGCTCAACGAGACGTGGCTGGAGGTGGAGTCGCACCTGCGCGAGTCCTTCAACGTGCCGGGCCTCAAGCCCTCGGACATCGCCCGGCTGCGCTCCAAGTACGGCATGCACGACGTGTTCAAGAAGGCGGGCCTGCCGCACCCGGACGCCATCCTCGTGCGCGATGCCGCCCAGGTGAAGGCCTTCGCCCGGGAGGTGGGCTATCCGCTCGTGCTCAAGCCGGACGTGGGCGTGGGCGCCGCGCGCACCTTCAAGGTGTCCAGCGAGGCCGAGGTGGACGAGGCCTTCACCACTCCCCTGCCCGGCTACGTGGCCCAGGCCTTCGTGCGCGGCACCATCGTCACCTATGACGGGCTCGTGGACGCCCACGGCCACATCATCTTCTCCACCAGCCACGAGTACAGCGACGGCATCATGGAGTCGGTGCTCGAGCAGCGCGACCTGTCCATCTGGAGCCACAGGGAGCTGCCTCCCGCGCTCGACGCCATGGGCCGCAAGATGGTGGAGGCGCTCGGGCTGCGCGAGCGCTGGTTCCACCTGGAGTTCTTCCGCCTGGCCGACGGCGGCTTCGTCGCGCTCGAGGCCAACCTGCGGCCCCCCGGCGCCTTCGTCACGGACATGATGAACTACGCGGGGGACACGGACGTGTACCGCCTGTGGGCGCGCCTCATCACCGGCGAGGACCTGAGCGGATTTCGCTACGAGCCCAAGTACCACGTGTGTCACATCGCCCGGCGCACGGGACGGCCCTACCGCTACGGGCACTCGGAGGTGGTGGCGCGGCTGGGTGCGAACCTGCTGCAGCACCGCGAGCTGCCCTCCGTCTTCACGAGCGCCCTGGGCGACGAGATGTACCTCACGCGTCACCAGGACCTCGAGGCGATGCGCGAGGCGATGCGGCTCGTCCAGGCCAGGCCCTGA
- a CDS encoding alpha/beta hydrolase has protein sequence MGHVHIIRDFASPQEGHSRTVRIYTPDAYDFAPDHRFPVLYMHDGQNVFAHSESAIYDTWRANDTMEYLVAEGRTEPWLIVAVDSTYNRLAEYSPWDEPRSHVHAQGDAYVRFITDTLKPYVDSVYRTRTGAEWTAVMGSSLGGLMSLYLGWRHPELFGRIGGLSPSVMWGWDRFFSEWSRHTRHWSRIYLDAGLHETVDPVGYVMRYGEATRDFYHHLKGLGYGDHELALVLEPGGHHDEKAWQRRLPLAMNWLLG, from the coding sequence ATGGGCCACGTCCACATCATCCGAGACTTCGCATCGCCCCAAGAGGGGCATTCCCGCACCGTGCGCATCTACACCCCGGACGCGTATGACTTCGCGCCGGACCATCGCTTCCCCGTGCTCTACATGCACGACGGGCAGAACGTCTTCGCGCATTCCGAGTCCGCCATCTACGACACGTGGCGCGCGAACGACACGATGGAGTACCTGGTGGCCGAGGGCCGCACGGAGCCCTGGCTCATCGTCGCCGTGGACTCGACGTACAACCGGCTCGCCGAGTACTCGCCGTGGGACGAGCCGCGCAGCCACGTGCATGCCCAGGGCGACGCCTACGTGCGCTTCATCACCGACACGCTCAAGCCCTACGTGGACTCCGTCTACCGCACCCGCACGGGCGCCGAGTGGACGGCCGTCATGGGCTCGTCGCTCGGGGGCCTCATGTCGCTCTACCTGGGGTGGCGCCACCCGGAGCTGTTCGGCCGCATTGGCGGACTGTCGCCCTCGGTGATGTGGGGCTGGGATCGCTTCTTCTCCGAGTGGTCGCGCCACACCCGGCACTGGTCGCGCATCTACCTGGACGCGGGCCTGCACGAGACGGTGGATCCGGTGGGCTACGTCATGCGCTACGGCGAGGCCACCCGGGACTTCTACCACCACCTCAAGGGGCTGGGTTACGGCGACCACGAGCTCGCGCTCGTGCTCGAGCCGGGGGGCCACCACGACGAGAAGGCCTGGCAGCGCCGGCTTCCCCTCGCGATGAACTGGCTGCTGGGCTGA
- a CDS encoding glycosyltransferase: protein MRRGDEMDLARRALRGRDLVVFSNDWDGDPLSKVHIMRILSRDNRVLWVNSIGNRAPKANAHDVKRIWNKLARFTEGVREVEPNLFVLAPLAVPLYGSEAVRSLNRTLLRAQVLRAMRQLHFKRPISWSFLPASAPVSGRLGEEFVVYHCVDEFSAFSDTNGRHIAELEEQLLRRADVVITTAERLRESKARINPRTSLVRHGVDFNHFVKACDPATPIPADIANLPKPILGFFGLVADWVDLEALAAAAKAHPEGSVVVIGKVAPDVDPAVLKALPNVHFLGRKSYSELPGYCRAFDVALMPFRVNELTLNANPLKVREYLAAGLPVVSSDIPEVRKVGLCKLATDEADFVRKIDECLAEGAGPSRVRAERIRHESWEAKVEEIRQHVGEAMVKAGRGL, encoded by the coding sequence ATGCGGCGCGGTGATGAAATGGATCTGGCCCGGCGGGCCCTGCGTGGCAGGGACCTGGTGGTGTTTTCCAACGATTGGGATGGGGATCCGCTCTCCAAGGTTCACATCATGCGGATTCTCTCGCGGGACAACCGGGTGCTCTGGGTGAACAGCATCGGCAACCGCGCGCCCAAGGCGAACGCCCACGACGTCAAGCGCATCTGGAACAAGCTGGCGCGGTTCACCGAGGGCGTGCGCGAGGTGGAGCCCAACCTGTTCGTGCTCGCGCCGCTGGCGGTGCCGCTCTACGGCTCCGAGGCGGTGCGCTCGCTCAACCGCACGCTCCTGCGGGCCCAGGTGCTGCGCGCCATGCGCCAGCTGCACTTCAAGCGGCCCATCTCCTGGTCGTTCCTGCCGGCCTCGGCGCCGGTGTCCGGGCGGCTCGGCGAGGAGTTCGTCGTCTACCACTGCGTGGACGAGTTCTCCGCGTTCAGCGACACGAATGGGCGGCACATCGCGGAGCTGGAGGAGCAGCTGCTGCGCCGGGCGGACGTGGTCATCACCACGGCCGAGCGGCTGCGCGAGAGCAAGGCGCGCATCAACCCGCGCACGTCGCTCGTGCGTCACGGCGTGGACTTCAACCACTTCGTGAAGGCGTGCGACCCCGCCACGCCCATTCCGGCGGACATCGCGAACCTGCCCAAGCCCATCCTGGGCTTCTTCGGGCTGGTGGCGGACTGGGTGGACCTGGAGGCGCTCGCCGCGGCGGCGAAGGCGCATCCCGAGGGCTCGGTGGTCGTCATCGGCAAGGTGGCGCCGGACGTGGACCCGGCGGTGCTCAAGGCGCTGCCCAACGTGCACTTCCTGGGGCGCAAGTCGTACTCGGAGCTGCCGGGCTACTGCCGGGCCTTCGACGTGGCGCTCATGCCCTTCCGGGTGAACGAGCTCACGCTCAACGCCAACCCGCTCAAGGTGCGCGAGTACCTGGCCGCGGGCCTGCCGGTGGTGTCCTCGGACATCCCCGAGGTGCGCAAGGTGGGCCTGTGCAAGCTGGCCACCGACGAGGCGGACTTCGTGCGGAAGATCGACGAGTGCCTGGCCGAGGGCGCCGGGCCCTCGCGGGTGCGCGCCGAGCGCATCCGCCACGAGAGCTGGGAGGCCAAGGTGGAGGAGATCCGCCAGCACGTGGGCGAGGCCATGGTCAAGGCGGGCCGCGGGCTGTAG
- a CDS encoding glycosyltransferase family 4 protein, whose translation MRVLLVGDYPPPHGGVAVHVQQLHASLRERGVETMVLDIGKGGRPAPDVIPVRTPAQYGRKLAGFLHEGWTVHVHTSGNNPKSWMLAATAAVHAPRSPRVITLHSGLLPDYLAHSLSRRVFARMALAGYSRVVAVSGAVREALVRCGVPPEKILVYPAFCGSQVRPGEATPAIQEARARRKTLLAMAHHPSPVYGRALMFRALRRIADERPGVGLAVFGPGTRSEEFMRDARESGVEALLENLWELEHAQALALMARSDAFIRPTTHDGDAISVREALTLGVPCVASDVCVRPQGTYTFRAGDAVDLAAQVHHALEAGPTQGVSPDAGPVLMKLYEDLTQSTILGGEIDAAR comes from the coding sequence ATGAGAGTGCTCCTGGTGGGGGACTACCCGCCGCCGCATGGCGGCGTGGCCGTGCACGTGCAGCAACTCCATGCCTCGCTGCGCGAGCGCGGGGTGGAGACCATGGTGCTGGACATTGGCAAGGGGGGCCGGCCCGCGCCGGACGTCATCCCCGTGCGCACCCCGGCCCAGTATGGCAGGAAGCTCGCGGGCTTCCTCCACGAGGGGTGGACGGTCCACGTCCACACCAGCGGCAACAACCCGAAGTCGTGGATGCTCGCCGCCACCGCGGCCGTTCACGCGCCGCGCTCCCCGCGCGTCATCACGCTGCATTCGGGGCTGCTGCCGGACTACCTGGCCCACTCGCTGTCCCGCCGGGTGTTCGCGCGCATGGCGCTGGCGGGCTACTCGCGCGTGGTGGCCGTGTCCGGAGCGGTGCGCGAGGCGCTGGTGCGCTGCGGCGTTCCCCCGGAGAAGATCCTCGTCTACCCGGCCTTCTGCGGCTCGCAGGTACGCCCGGGCGAGGCGACGCCGGCGATCCAGGAGGCGAGGGCTCGCCGGAAGACCCTGCTGGCCATGGCGCACCACCCCTCACCCGTCTATGGCCGCGCGCTGATGTTCCGCGCGCTGCGGCGGATCGCGGACGAGCGGCCCGGCGTGGGGCTCGCGGTGTTCGGTCCGGGGACCCGTTCGGAGGAATTCATGCGAGATGCCCGGGAGTCCGGAGTCGAAGCGCTCCTGGAGAACCTGTGGGAGCTGGAGCACGCGCAGGCGCTCGCCCTCATGGCGCGCAGCGATGCCTTCATCCGTCCCACCACGCACGACGGGGATGCCATCTCCGTGCGCGAGGCGCTCACGCTCGGGGTGCCGTGTGTGGCCAGTGATGTGTGTGTCCGGCCGCAAGGGACCTACACCTTTCGGGCAGGTGACGCGGTGGACCTGGCGGCTCAGGTTCACCATGCGCTCGAGGCGGGGCCGACACAGGGGGTGTCGCCCGATGCCGGGCCGGTGTTGATGAAGCTTTATGAAGACCTGACTCAATCCACGATCCTGGGAGGCGAGATAGATGCGGCGCGGTGA
- a CDS encoding serine O-acetyltransferase — MGIDAIGLYRLGHKLHQRGVPVLPAMLRKVIHFLHGSYLPPEAEIGEGTQLGYGGMGIVIHKDAKIGRHCLISHQVTVGGRSGLKELPVIGDYVRIGAGAKILGPVHIGDFAIIGANAVVVKDVAPGAVVGGIPAREIRKDPDPLATYEREMGLRPQVDRRNEVVKSVPPLTSIAR, encoded by the coding sequence ATGGGGATCGATGCAATCGGGTTGTACCGGCTCGGACACAAGCTTCACCAGCGGGGCGTGCCCGTCCTGCCGGCGATGTTGCGCAAGGTCATCCACTTCCTGCATGGCTCGTATCTGCCGCCCGAGGCCGAGATCGGCGAGGGGACCCAGCTGGGTTACGGCGGGATGGGCATCGTCATCCACAAGGACGCGAAGATTGGCCGGCACTGCCTCATCTCCCACCAGGTGACGGTGGGCGGACGCTCGGGGCTCAAGGAGCTGCCGGTGATCGGCGACTACGTGCGCATCGGCGCGGGGGCGAAGATCCTCGGGCCGGTGCACATCGGGGACTTCGCCATCATCGGCGCGAACGCCGTGGTGGTGAAGGACGTGGCTCCGGGCGCGGTGGTGGGCGGCATCCCGGCGCGGGAGATTCGCAAGGATCCGGATCCGCTCGCCACCTACGAGCGCGAGATGGGGCTGCGTCCCCAGGTGGATCGGCGCAACGAGGTGGTGAAGTCCGTTCCGCCCCTGACGTCCATCGCGCGCTAG
- a CDS encoding lipopolysaccharide biosynthesis protein — protein sequence MGKAGPLVLARLFTAGLTLSIPLVLARVLSLAEYGTYYQLFLIATTLYYVLPFGVVQSLYYFLPRAEEKRPWLGQTLLFMSGAGLVAAGLVWGLLGPVARHFDNPALLEHRGALALYTAFLLGSFPLEISLTSQGRTKQSALVYLASDAVRAAAMVVPCLLGAGLHGMMWSVVGFTFLRYVATWVVAPLGSKGPLVRAGLWREQLVYAAPFGAAMALAIPQQNAHLYMVAGVVSPALYALYRVGCFQLPVVDLLYTPTSEVLMVRLGELEKQGRLEEGVEAFREASGKLAFLFLPFSAFLFAAAPEFIGALFGAKFLEAVPIFRVSVLGVVLAILPMDGVLRARGYTRAIFLSYLVKAVVTVPLVWVGVRQFGMMGGVVSWAVAELVGKCALLVRVPAALSTPSLRLRIRDLIPWRELGKASLAALAAAVAVFCLRALTEHAWSGLPEGFVWRAVPLALAGVLFVLGYVGVLTATGVKPLGFLTGARSRRSEEAVVR from the coding sequence ATGGGGAAGGCGGGTCCCCTGGTGCTCGCCCGGCTCTTCACCGCCGGGCTCACCCTGTCCATTCCCCTCGTGCTCGCGCGGGTGTTGAGCCTCGCGGAGTACGGCACCTACTACCAGCTCTTCCTCATCGCCACGACGCTCTACTACGTGCTGCCCTTCGGGGTGGTGCAGAGCCTCTACTACTTCCTGCCCCGCGCCGAGGAGAAGCGGCCGTGGCTGGGCCAGACGCTGTTGTTCATGTCCGGGGCGGGGCTGGTGGCGGCGGGCCTGGTCTGGGGACTGCTCGGCCCGGTGGCGAGGCACTTCGACAACCCGGCGCTCCTCGAGCACCGCGGCGCGCTCGCGTTGTACACGGCGTTCCTCCTGGGCTCCTTCCCGTTGGAGATCTCCCTCACCAGCCAGGGCCGGACGAAGCAGTCCGCGCTCGTCTACCTGGCGTCGGACGCGGTGCGCGCGGCCGCCATGGTGGTGCCGTGTCTGCTGGGCGCGGGCCTGCACGGGATGATGTGGTCGGTGGTGGGCTTCACCTTCCTGCGCTACGTGGCCACATGGGTGGTGGCACCGCTGGGCAGCAAGGGGCCGCTCGTGCGCGCGGGGCTGTGGCGCGAGCAGTTGGTGTACGCGGCGCCTTTTGGCGCGGCCATGGCGCTCGCCATTCCCCAGCAGAACGCCCACCTCTATATGGTGGCGGGCGTGGTGAGCCCGGCCCTGTATGCGCTCTACCGGGTGGGGTGTTTCCAGCTGCCCGTGGTGGATCTGCTCTACACGCCCACGAGCGAGGTGCTCATGGTGCGGCTGGGCGAGCTGGAGAAGCAGGGGCGCCTGGAGGAGGGCGTGGAGGCGTTCCGCGAGGCCTCGGGCAAGCTCGCCTTCCTCTTCCTGCCGTTTTCCGCCTTCCTCTTCGCCGCCGCGCCCGAGTTCATCGGGGCGCTCTTCGGCGCGAAGTTCCTCGAGGCTGTTCCCATCTTCCGGGTCAGCGTGCTCGGCGTGGTGCTGGCGATCCTTCCCATGGACGGCGTGCTGCGCGCGCGCGGGTACACCCGGGCCATCTTCCTGTCCTACCTGGTGAAGGCGGTGGTGACGGTGCCGCTCGTCTGGGTGGGGGTGCGCCAGTTCGGGATGATGGGCGGTGTGGTGTCGTGGGCCGTGGCGGAGCTGGTGGGCAAGTGCGCGTTGCTCGTGCGCGTGCCGGCGGCCTTGTCCACGCCCTCGCTGCGCCTGCGCATCCGCGATCTCATCCCCTGGCGCGAGCTGGGCAAGGCCTCGCTCGCCGCCCTGGCCGCCGCGGTGGCCGTCTTCTGCTTGCGGGCCCTCACCGAGCATGCCTGGAGCGGTCTGCCCGAGGGTTTCGTCTGGAGGGCCGTGCCGCTGGCGCTGGCCGGCGTCTTGTTCGTCCTGGGTTATGTGGGCGTGTTGACGGCGACAGGGGTCAAACCGTTGGGTTTCCTGACGGGAGCGCGCTCGCGCCGGAGCGAGGAAGCCGTGGTCCGATAG
- a CDS encoding polysaccharide deacetylase family protein, which yields MDMRAVVRRAMKSAAAGVLHHSGLRKALASYRRHQSGGRRVLIVSYHRVVEDFFGELQRSIPGLLISQETFRRHLEGLSAAGYKFASLGEALDVMSGAKTAHDDLCVVTFDDGYRDVYRYAYPVLKQMGIPAITYLPSALIGTDFRFNHDRLFHLVHQVQAQGFQPMFDVLPEPAAGLMTEVMSGRKRLSAALDDFIGQHSSATLVETIQALESRLGPDAPKLPAQGDLMNWDEVRAMSQDGFEFGAHTLGHVVLTHEPLDVVEREVRESKAIIERELGTPVRDFAYCNGWYSDDVIDVLMRNGFRSAVTTEDMSNRIGGNPFTLKRKVLWENFSVGVTGGYSSSLTVCQLDDCFGTLGMREPVLGRRPQRTSKDTPPVASTSPIIQEGVAW from the coding sequence ATGGACATGCGAGCAGTGGTGCGGAGGGCGATGAAGTCGGCGGCGGCGGGGGTGCTCCACCATAGTGGTCTGCGCAAGGCCCTGGCGTCCTACAGGCGGCACCAGTCGGGTGGCCGCCGGGTGCTCATCGTCAGTTACCACCGGGTGGTGGAGGATTTCTTCGGAGAGCTGCAGCGCTCCATTCCGGGTCTGCTCATCTCCCAGGAGACGTTCCGCCGTCACCTGGAGGGCCTGTCCGCGGCGGGCTACAAGTTCGCCTCCCTCGGCGAGGCGCTGGACGTGATGTCCGGGGCGAAGACGGCCCACGATGACCTGTGCGTCGTCACCTTCGACGATGGCTACCGCGACGTGTACCGCTACGCCTACCCGGTCCTCAAGCAGATGGGCATCCCGGCCATCACCTACCTGCCCTCGGCGTTGATCGGCACGGACTTCCGGTTCAACCACGATCGGCTCTTCCACCTGGTGCATCAGGTCCAGGCCCAGGGCTTCCAGCCGATGTTCGACGTGCTGCCCGAGCCCGCGGCGGGACTGATGACGGAGGTGATGTCCGGCCGCAAGCGCCTGTCCGCGGCGCTCGATGACTTCATTGGCCAGCACTCCTCGGCCACGCTCGTGGAGACGATCCAGGCGCTGGAGTCGCGGCTCGGTCCGGACGCGCCGAAGCTGCCCGCGCAGGGAGACTTGATGAACTGGGACGAGGTGCGCGCCATGTCCCAGGATGGCTTCGAGTTCGGGGCGCACACCCTGGGCCACGTGGTGCTCACCCACGAGCCCCTGGACGTGGTGGAGCGCGAGGTGCGCGAGTCCAAGGCCATCATCGAGCGGGAGCTGGGCACGCCCGTGAGGGACTTCGCCTACTGCAATGGCTGGTACTCGGACGACGTCATCGACGTGCTCATGCGCAACGGCTTCCGCTCGGCCGTCACCACCGAGGACATGTCCAACCGCATCGGCGGCAACCCCTTCACCCTCAAGCGCAAGGTGCTGTGGGAGAACTTCAGCGTGGGCGTGACGGGCGGCTACTCGTCGAGCCTCACCGTGTGCCAGCTCGACGACTGCTTCGGCACGCTCGGCATGCGCGAGCCCGTGCTGGGCCGGCGCCCGCAGCGCACGAGCAAGGACACGCCGCCGGTCGCGTCCACGAGCCCCATCATCCAGGAGGGGGTCGCCTGGTGA
- the ccmA gene encoding heme ABC exporter ATP-binding protein CcmA, with translation MEAPPAPPPALALHDVSKRYGRHWALARLSYALPQGRSLLLTGHNGSGKTTLLRLVATALSPTHGRVEVRGRDCVEQRDAVRREVALLSHASFLYEDLTAHQNLMVLARLLGLESPSDVADGLLVKVGLTRRSESPVRQFSAGMRKRLAIARLLLKAPAVALLDEPFGELDPAGIQAMEKIIGELKTSGVTVVLATHLIEQGMSLCEERLHLAEGRAVAA, from the coding sequence ATGGAAGCCCCTCCCGCGCCGCCCCCCGCGCTCGCCCTCCATGACGTCAGCAAGCGCTACGGCCGCCACTGGGCGCTGGCGCGCTTGAGCTATGCCCTGCCCCAGGGCCGCTCCCTGCTGCTCACCGGGCACAATGGCTCCGGGAAGACGACCCTCTTGCGGCTGGTGGCCACCGCCCTCTCCCCCACCCACGGCCGGGTGGAGGTCCGCGGCCGGGACTGCGTGGAGCAGCGCGACGCCGTGCGCCGCGAGGTGGCCCTGCTGTCCCACGCGAGCTTCCTCTATGAGGATCTCACCGCCCACCAGAACCTGATGGTGCTCGCGCGCCTCTTGGGCCTGGAGTCCCCCTCGGACGTGGCGGATGGCTTGCTCGTCAAGGTGGGTTTGACGCGGCGCTCCGAGAGCCCCGTGCGCCAGTTCTCCGCGGGCATGCGCAAGCGCCTGGCCATCGCCCGGCTCCTCCTGAAGGCGCCCGCGGTGGCGCTCCTGGACGAGCCCTTCGGCGAGCTGGATCCCGCTGGCATCCAGGCCATGGAGAAAATCATCGGCGAGTTGAAGACCTCCGGTGTCACCGTGGTGCTCGCCACGCACCTGATCGAGCAGGGCATGAGCCTGTGCGAGGAGCGCCTCCATCTGGCGGAAGGCCGGGCGGTGGCGGCATGA
- a CDS encoding heme exporter protein CcmB — translation MRAARPISLPRSVGVLLLKDLLIEWRTRARLNALIFFALATLLLFSFAVGPDTKLLARNAGGYLWLALLFASVLALGESFRVEQENLTLDGLRLAPADARAIFLSKAVGNTLLLVALGTLLIPVMVALYGVQVVMGVGPFATTLVLGCMAISAPGTVYSAIASNARARDVLLPLLLFPLIIPALLASAKATQLVLQGDPMQQLGSWFGLLSGFNLIYWGVGFVLFPRVIED, via the coding sequence ATGAGGGCGGCGCGTCCCATTTCCCTGCCGAGGTCGGTGGGGGTGCTGCTGCTCAAGGATCTGCTGATCGAGTGGCGCACGCGCGCGCGGCTCAACGCGCTCATCTTCTTCGCCCTGGCGACGCTGCTGCTCTTCTCCTTCGCGGTGGGCCCGGACACGAAGCTGCTGGCGCGCAACGCGGGAGGCTACCTGTGGCTCGCGCTGCTCTTCGCCAGCGTGCTCGCCCTGGGGGAGTCCTTCCGGGTGGAGCAGGAGAACCTGACCCTGGATGGCTTGAGGCTCGCCCCGGCGGACGCGCGCGCCATCTTCCTGTCCAAGGCCGTGGGCAACACGCTCCTGCTCGTGGCGCTGGGCACCCTGCTCATCCCGGTGATGGTGGCGCTCTATGGCGTCCAGGTGGTGATGGGGGTAGGACCTTTCGCTACCACCCTGGTACTCGGCTGCATGGCCATCAGCGCGCCGGGCACGGTGTATTCGGCCATCGCGAGCAACGCCCGGGCAAGGGATGTGCTGCTTCCGCTGTTGCTGTTCCCGCTCATCATTCCGGCGCTACTGGCCTCGGCCAAGGCGACGCAGCTCGTGCTGCAGGGAGATCCCATGCAGCAGTTGGGCTCATGGTTCGGGCTGTTGTCGGGATTCAATCTGATTTACTGGGGAGTGGGCTTCGTCCTGTTCCCCCGCGTCATCGAGGATTGA